A window of the Schlesneria paludicola DSM 18645 genome harbors these coding sequences:
- a CDS encoding YbaB/EbfC family nucleoid-associated protein: MFKELGQFASLMKQAQGMQGKIAESKERIANLKCEGSAGGGMVAVTVGGTMRVLSCRIDPTLVQAGDTEMLEDLVVAATNQAMEKLLEQQAAEMSSITGGMNLPGLGEMLGGMGLGKS, from the coding sequence ATGTTCAAAGAACTCGGTCAATTTGCATCCTTGATGAAACAGGCACAAGGGATGCAGGGAAAGATTGCAGAGTCGAAAGAACGGATTGCAAACCTGAAGTGTGAAGGTAGCGCTGGGGGAGGGATGGTCGCGGTGACAGTGGGCGGCACGATGCGCGTTCTGTCATGCCGAATCGATCCAACGCTTGTTCAGGCTGGCGACACGGAAATGCTTGAAGATCTGGTGGTTGCGGCGACGAATCAGGCCATGGAAAAGCTGTTGGAACAACAGGCGGCCGAGATGAGTTCGATCACCGGCGGGATGAATCTTCCCGGCCTGGGTGAAATGCTGGGTGGTATGGGGTTGGGAAAATCGTGA
- the recR gene encoding recombination mediator RecR, whose product MARIEEPPRHPYGAAVGNLIERLATLPGVGRKSAERLANHLLDCSEEEANSLAEAIRRVKTVVRPCSVCFNLTENDVCNICSDTRRDHHSVCVVEQPRDLLALEAASIFNGVYHVLGGRLAPLNGVGPEDLNIGALVKRVRQGGVKEILMATNPTLEGDGTSLFISNLLANDPVKITRLARGIASGSVLEFANREMLADAIRGRQSF is encoded by the coding sequence ATGGCACGGATTGAGGAGCCTCCACGGCATCCTTATGGGGCCGCAGTGGGAAACTTAATCGAACGACTCGCAACATTGCCGGGGGTCGGACGTAAGTCTGCCGAGCGACTCGCGAATCATTTATTGGATTGCTCAGAGGAAGAAGCCAATTCCTTGGCCGAAGCGATTCGCCGCGTCAAAACGGTCGTCCGTCCCTGTTCCGTTTGTTTCAATCTGACTGAGAATGACGTTTGCAATATTTGCAGTGACACCCGTCGAGATCATCACTCGGTGTGCGTTGTCGAGCAGCCTCGCGACCTGCTTGCGCTCGAGGCGGCGTCGATTTTCAATGGGGTTTATCACGTTTTGGGAGGGCGTCTGGCGCCACTCAATGGCGTGGGGCCTGAAGATCTGAATATTGGTGCGTTGGTGAAACGTGTTCGGCAGGGAGGGGTTAAAGAGATTTTGATGGCGACGAACCCGACTCTGGAAGGGGACGGCACGTCACTGTTTATCTCAAACCTGCTGGCGAACGATCCGGTAAAAATCACGCGACTTGCTCGCGGGATCGCCTCCGGGAGTGTGTTAGAGTTTGCTAATCGTGAAATGTTGGCGGATGCCATTCGAGGAAGACAATCTTTTTAG
- the rpoN gene encoding RNA polymerase factor sigma-54 codes for MQLNFSQQMKMSQQMKLAPRMIQSMEILQLPTMALDERIEQELSENPCLEMRSSDRDAPELQHNLEEAREEATEKNIAEKELKVDDAHNNEADFERLLEMSQDWPEDNYTSGSKPSSNRMEEDGDRQHDMISNIAIRPQSLNDYLLEQFGFFSVPAEVREFGQFLIQNLDHNGRLPGSLPDLIQVYGKSIADVDAQAALQLIQRLDPPGCGARDAKECLLLQLREEAPYRDVLATLIASHLEDLAQNRLPLIERKTGYSIETIKLAYEELRHMNPFPGRGFEARPAQAVKPDVFVEQNGDDKWIVRVMDEYTPRLRISKRYQQILRDGADPKTKEYIKRKIDSAKWLIESIEQRHNTLKRVAQSIVDKQTAFLEFGPEAIVPLKMQEIADVVKVHVTTVSRAVDDKWIQTPRGLYPLKRFFGGGTVTESGEEVAWDIIRIKLKEIVDKEDKNDPLSDDALVDELQKFGYTLARRTVTKYRKALDIPSSRQRRAY; via the coding sequence ATGCAGTTGAATTTCTCCCAACAAATGAAGATGAGCCAGCAAATGAAGCTGGCTCCACGAATGATTCAATCGATGGAGATCCTGCAGTTGCCCACGATGGCACTGGATGAAAGGATCGAACAGGAACTGTCCGAGAATCCCTGCCTGGAGATGCGGAGTTCTGATCGTGACGCTCCGGAATTGCAGCACAATCTCGAAGAAGCGCGCGAAGAAGCCACCGAAAAGAATATTGCCGAAAAAGAGCTGAAAGTCGACGACGCTCACAACAATGAAGCGGACTTCGAACGGCTGCTCGAGATGTCGCAGGACTGGCCCGAAGACAATTACACGTCGGGTAGTAAGCCGTCATCCAATCGCATGGAAGAGGACGGCGATCGGCAGCACGATATGATCTCGAATATCGCGATCCGACCGCAGTCGCTGAATGACTATTTGCTGGAACAGTTTGGATTTTTCAGCGTTCCGGCCGAAGTGCGCGAATTCGGGCAATTTCTCATTCAGAATCTGGATCACAACGGACGCTTGCCGGGTAGCCTGCCAGACCTGATTCAGGTCTATGGGAAGTCGATCGCCGACGTTGACGCGCAGGCGGCACTGCAGCTTATTCAACGCCTTGATCCACCGGGTTGTGGAGCGCGCGATGCGAAAGAATGCCTGCTGCTGCAACTGCGCGAGGAAGCACCTTATCGAGATGTCCTCGCGACGCTGATTGCCTCGCACCTTGAAGATCTGGCACAAAATCGCTTGCCATTGATCGAGCGCAAGACGGGGTACTCGATCGAGACGATCAAGTTGGCGTACGAAGAACTGCGTCACATGAATCCGTTTCCGGGCCGCGGATTCGAAGCGAGGCCAGCCCAAGCCGTTAAGCCTGATGTGTTCGTCGAGCAAAATGGGGACGACAAATGGATCGTCAGGGTGATGGATGAATACACCCCGCGATTGCGGATCAGCAAGCGGTATCAGCAAATCCTTCGCGACGGCGCTGACCCCAAGACGAAGGAATACATCAAACGGAAGATCGATTCCGCCAAATGGTTGATCGAGAGCATTGAGCAGCGCCATAACACGCTCAAACGCGTGGCGCAATCGATCGTCGACAAGCAAACGGCGTTTCTCGAATTTGGCCCCGAAGCGATTGTTCCGCTTAAAATGCAAGAGATTGCCGACGTCGTGAAAGTCCACGTGACAACCGTCTCGCGTGCCGTCGACGACAAATGGATTCAAACCCCACGCGGCCTTTATCCGCTCAAGCGGTTCTTTGGCGGGGGCACAGTCACGGAAAGCGGAGAAGAAGTCGCCTGGGACATCATCAGAATTAAGCTGAAAGAAATCGTTGATAAAGAGGATAAGAACGATCCACTGAGCGACGATGCCCTCGTCGATGAACTGCAGAAATTTGGTTACACTCTGGCACGGCGAACGGTAACAAAGTACCGCAAGGCGCTGGATATTCCTTCGTCGCGCCAGCGCAGGGCCTACTAA